A portion of the Lolium rigidum isolate FL_2022 chromosome 1, APGP_CSIRO_Lrig_0.1, whole genome shotgun sequence genome contains these proteins:
- the LOC124699576 gene encoding uncharacterized protein LOC124699576 isoform X1, translating into MAADGETSVQEYFKSRGLGKLSHTSSLDDVAQNRGGSRNFACTKEYIGKTFGPEQATTMNTYKCMKVGAKKYKENGSNTSIENLKAKKRLDDYEKGLKSAYPEDWQERDLDPAVLYSTGGGMPHGRFLIGDGAFRKSEVVAAAKRSNIKPANSMSYQDLLRRNTLLEKKNKNYAKHMRVFYTNAGLPVPEDLQDDSMEDGVHVNQSSPSTENGGTQVMASSRAAEQSDTTPSGQLHTTHAREESPFLDE; encoded by the exons ATGGCTGCTGATGGTGAAACTTCG GTACAAGAATACTTTAAATCTCGTGGGCTTGGCAAACTCTCACACACATCATCACTAGACGATGTTGCACAAAACAGAGGTGGATCTCGAAATTTCGCTTGCACCAAAGAGTACATT GGAAAGACATTTGGGCCTGAACAAGCAACAACCATGAACACTTACAAGTGCATGAAAGTAGGAGCTAAGAAGTATAAAGAGAATGGTAGCAACACCTCCATCGAGAACCTGAAGGCTAAAAAGCGCCTT GATGACTACGAGAAGGGTCTTAAAAGTGCATATCCAGAAGATTGGCAGGAGCGTGATCTTGATCCCGCTGTACTGTACTCCACCGGTGGTGGCATGCCTCATGGACGGTTTCTGATAGGTGATGGCGCATTCAGGAAGTCAGAAGTTGTTGCTGCTGCTAAAAGAAGCAACATAAAGCCAGCAAACTCCATGTCGTATCAAGATTTGTTGAGGAGAAACACATTATtggaaaagaaaaataagaattATGCTAAACATATGAGA GTTTTTTATACCAATGCTGGACTTCCTGTCCCGGAAGACCTTCAAGATGACTCGATGGAAGATGGTGTGCAT GTGAATCAATCTTCACCATCTACAGAAAATGGCGGCACTCAAGTGATGGCATCGTCTCGTGCCGCAGAGCAAAGTGATACGACCCCATCAGGCCAGCTTCATACAACTCATGCAAGGGAGGAGTCACCTTTCTTGGATGAATAA
- the LOC124699576 gene encoding uncharacterized protein LOC124699576 isoform X2, translated as MAADGETSGKTFGPEQATTMNTYKCMKVGAKKYKENGSNTSIENLKAKKRLDDYEKGLKSAYPEDWQERDLDPAVLYSTGGGMPHGRFLIGDGAFRKSEVVAAAKRSNIKPANSMSYQDLLRRNTLLEKKNKNYAKHMRVFYTNAGLPVPEDLQDDSMEDGVHVNQSSPSTENGGTQVMASSRAAEQSDTTPSGQLHTTHAREESPFLDE; from the exons ATGGCTGCTGATGGTGAAACTTCG GGAAAGACATTTGGGCCTGAACAAGCAACAACCATGAACACTTACAAGTGCATGAAAGTAGGAGCTAAGAAGTATAAAGAGAATGGTAGCAACACCTCCATCGAGAACCTGAAGGCTAAAAAGCGCCTT GATGACTACGAGAAGGGTCTTAAAAGTGCATATCCAGAAGATTGGCAGGAGCGTGATCTTGATCCCGCTGTACTGTACTCCACCGGTGGTGGCATGCCTCATGGACGGTTTCTGATAGGTGATGGCGCATTCAGGAAGTCAGAAGTTGTTGCTGCTGCTAAAAGAAGCAACATAAAGCCAGCAAACTCCATGTCGTATCAAGATTTGTTGAGGAGAAACACATTATtggaaaagaaaaataagaattATGCTAAACATATGAGA GTTTTTTATACCAATGCTGGACTTCCTGTCCCGGAAGACCTTCAAGATGACTCGATGGAAGATGGTGTGCAT GTGAATCAATCTTCACCATCTACAGAAAATGGCGGCACTCAAGTGATGGCATCGTCTCGTGCCGCAGAGCAAAGTGATACGACCCCATCAGGCCAGCTTCATACAACTCATGCAAGGGAGGAGTCACCTTTCTTGGATGAATAA
- the LOC124699576 gene encoding uncharacterized protein LOC124699576 isoform X3 — MGKTFGPEQATTMNTYKCMKVGAKKYKENGSNTSIENLKAKKRLDDYEKGLKSAYPEDWQERDLDPAVLYSTGGGMPHGRFLIGDGAFRKSEVVAAAKRSNIKPANSMSYQDLLRRNTLLEKKNKNYAKHMRVFYTNAGLPVPEDLQDDSMEDGVHVNQSSPSTENGGTQVMASSRAAEQSDTTPSGQLHTTHAREESPFLDE, encoded by the exons ATG GGAAAGACATTTGGGCCTGAACAAGCAACAACCATGAACACTTACAAGTGCATGAAAGTAGGAGCTAAGAAGTATAAAGAGAATGGTAGCAACACCTCCATCGAGAACCTGAAGGCTAAAAAGCGCCTT GATGACTACGAGAAGGGTCTTAAAAGTGCATATCCAGAAGATTGGCAGGAGCGTGATCTTGATCCCGCTGTACTGTACTCCACCGGTGGTGGCATGCCTCATGGACGGTTTCTGATAGGTGATGGCGCATTCAGGAAGTCAGAAGTTGTTGCTGCTGCTAAAAGAAGCAACATAAAGCCAGCAAACTCCATGTCGTATCAAGATTTGTTGAGGAGAAACACATTATtggaaaagaaaaataagaattATGCTAAACATATGAGA GTTTTTTATACCAATGCTGGACTTCCTGTCCCGGAAGACCTTCAAGATGACTCGATGGAAGATGGTGTGCAT GTGAATCAATCTTCACCATCTACAGAAAATGGCGGCACTCAAGTGATGGCATCGTCTCGTGCCGCAGAGCAAAGTGATACGACCCCATCAGGCCAGCTTCATACAACTCATGCAAGGGAGGAGTCACCTTTCTTGGATGAATAA
- the LOC124663125 gene encoding DNA (cytosine-5)-methyltransferase CMT1-like, which produces MSPPVTPSRATGTDPRRSARLRPKPAYADPDPDADAELGRGASRSRRKRQRKAAAGARGRGSAAKDDDEQPVGVGAADAPRTMEADGAISDDICADEPDAEEMRMGDDDEEAPDGVAATGGGGEGTAETGAARKKRAVAQPTSNSDASTQDHFVGEPIPDAEARQRWPERYAAKVPKGSGSKAAKRSDAEEEIRALRHYRTVCVDEANFHLGDDVHVKAAPGVENYIGRITELFEGSDHGSHFTCRWFFRVEDTVCVSSILLEVNDHKHDPKRVFLSEEKNDNLIESIISKANTIYVGPNMTPTAKAQLISKCDFYYDMSYSVAYSTFANMPPENGGAMGSEADADSSKKKPIADIVAPPDEQMETATLLDLYSGCGAMSTGLCLGAAWSGLKLNTKWAVDINTDACNSLKHNHTDTQVRNEKAEDFLSLLQNWDALCKKYDVHNSNSLPQTSNNDEDDENENLPEGTFEVEKLVDICYGDPNGTGNTGLWFKVRWKTYDASYDSWEPSDGLSDSPECIKEFVENGYRESILPLPGCVDVICGGPPCQGISGLNRFRNYEHPLTDERNKQLVVFMDIVNYLRPKYVLMENVVDILKFADGLLGRYALSRLVAMSYQARLGLMVAGSYGLPQFRMRAFLWGALPSVVLPKFPLPTHDVINRGVVPNAFSQCLVAYNETEDKHLNEALVIRDAISDLPEVGNHQPNDVMDHRIGPKTEFQHYIRLNRKDMKDYSLGDATRKEGQLFDHQPLQLNNDDYERVQQIPVKKGGNFRDLKGVRVGENNTVEFDPDIPRVLLSSGKPLVPSYAMTFIKGKSLKPFGRLWWDETVATVVTRAEPHNQIVLHPTQNRVLTIRENARLQGFPDYYKLFGPIKQKYIQVGNAVAVPVARALGYSLGQAYQGEYDGDYPLFKLPGNFIPMDQATLTRLSEGTCRGEVREAN; this is translated from the exons ATGTCGCCGCCGGTGACGCCCTCCCGGGCCACCGGGACCGACCCGAGGCGCTCCGCCCGGCTGCGGCCCAAACCAGCCTACGCGGACCCCGaccccgacgccgacgccgagctCGGACGCGGGGCGTCGCGCTCGCGCCGCAAGCGCCAGCGCAAAGCGGCAGCTGGTGCCCGTGGCCGTGGGAGCGCGGCCAAGGACGACGACGAACAGCCTGTGGGTGTGGGGGCGGCGGATGCGCCGAGGACGATGGAGGCGGACGGCGCGATCAGCGACGACATCTGCGCGGACGAGCCGGACGCGGAGGAGATGCGGatgggcgacgacgacgaggaggcgccGGACGGCGTCGCGGCGACGGGTGGAGGAGGCGAAGGGACCGCGGAGACGGGTGCCGCCAGAAAGAAGCGGGCTGTTGCGCAGCCGACCTCCAACTCCGACGCCTCCACCCAGGACCACTTCGTGGGCGAGCCAATACCAGACGCCGAGGCGCGGCAGCGCTGGCCGGAGCGGTACGCCGCCAAGGTGCCCAAG GGTTCCGGTTCAAAGGCGGCTAAGAG GTCCGATGCCGAGGAGGAAATTCGGGCCCTGCGCCACTACAGGACAGTTTGTGTGGACGAGGCCAACTTTCATCTTGGTGATGACGTCCACGTCAAG GCTGCCCCTGGTGTGGAAAATTACATTGGCCGGATCACAGAGTTGTTTGAAGGAAGCGATCATGGATCACACTTCACTTGTCGCTGGTTCTTCCGTGTGGAAGATACGGTATGTGTGTCAAGCAT TTTGCTGGAGGTTAATGATCATAAGCATGATCCTAAGCGTGTTTTCCTTTCAGAGGAAAAGAATGATAATCTGATTGAGTCAATTATCTCTAAAGCAAATACCATTTATGTTGGCCCAAAT ATGACACCCACGGCTAAAGCTCAGCTGATCTCAAAGTGTGATTTCTATTATGACATGTCATATTCGGTAGCATATTCCACGTTTGCGAATATGCCACCAG AAAATGGTGGTGCGATGGGCAGTGAAGCAGATGCTGACTCTTCTAAGAAAAAACCAATTGCTGACATTGTGGCACCACCTGATGAACAAATGGAAACAGCAACACTGCTGGATCTTTACTCTGGGTGTGGTGCCATGTCTACTGGTCTATGCCTGGGTGCTGCATGGTCTGGCTTAAAACTGAATACA AAATGGGCTGTAGACATTAACACAGATGCTTGCAACAGTCTAAAGCATAACCACACAGACACACAG GTACGGAATGAGAAGGCTGAGGATTTCCTTTCCCTCCTTCAGAACTGGGATGCCCTCTGTAAGAAATATGACGTCCATAATAGCAACTCTCTACCACAAACTTCGaacaatgatgaagatgatgaaaatgaaaatctcCCGGAGGGTACATTTGAAGTAGAGAAACTGGTTGATATTTGCTATGGTGATCCAAATGGCACTGGAAATACTGGTTTGTGGTTTAAG GTACGGTGGAAAACTTATGATGCTAGTTATGATAGTTGGGAGCCAAGTGATGGCCTTAG TGATTCCCCTGAATGCATTAAAGAATTTGTTGAGAATGGATACAGGGAATCCATTTTACCCTTGCCT GGATGCGTCGATGTTATCTGTGGGGGTCCTCCTTGCCAAGGCATCAGTGGATTGAACAGATTCAGGAATTATGAACATCCACTGACGGATGAAAGAAACAAACAACTGGTTGTCTTTATGGATATTGTGAACTACCTAAGACCCAAATATGTTCTTATGGAGAATGTCGTAGATATTCTGAAATTTGCAGATGGGTTACTTGGGCGTTATGCATTGAGCCGCCTTGTCGCCATGAGCTACCAAGCTAGACTTGGGCTCATGGTTGCAGGATCTTATGGGCTACCACAGTTCAGGATGCGAGCGTTTCTCTGGGGAGCGCTTCCTTCTGTG GTACTTCCAAAGTTTCCGCTTCCCACCCATGATGTTATTAATCGAGGAGTAGTGCCAAATGCATTCTCG CAATGTCTGGTTGCATATAATGAAACTGAAGATAAACACTTGAATGAAGCTCTTGTCATTAGAGATGCTATATCCGATTTACCAGAA GTTGGAAACCATCAACCTAATGATGTGATGGACCATCGTATTGGACCCAAAACAGAATTCCAACACTACATCCGGCTCAACCGTAAAG ACATGAAGGATTACTCACTTGGAGATGCTACTCGCAAGGAAGGTCAGCTATTTGATCATCAACCCCTACAATTAAACAACGACGATTATGAAAGAGTGCAGCAGATTCCCGTAAAAAAG GGGGGCAACTTCCGTGATTTGAAAGGTGTCCGGGTTGGGGAAAACAATACCGTTGAGTTTGATCCAGATATTCCTCGCGTACTTCTGTCTTCTGGGAAGCCTTTG GTACCTAGCTATGCCATGACCTTTATCAAGGGCAAGTCACTGAA ACCATTTGGACGCCTGTGGTGGGATGAAACTGTTGCAACTGTTGTCACCAGAGCTGAGCCTCATAACCAA ATTGTTTTGCATCCCACCCAGAACCGAGTTCTGACCATCCGCGAAAACGCGAGGCTACAAGGCTTCCCAGACTATTACAAGTTGTTTGGTCCTATAAAACAGAA ATATATCCAAGTGGGCAATGCGGTAGCAGTCCCTGTTGCTCGAGCATTGGGGTATTCCCTTGGACAGGCGTACCAGGGCGAATATGATGGTGACTATCCCCTGTTCAAATTGCCAGGGAATTTTATTCCTATGGATCAAGCAACACTCACAAGATTGTCTGAAGGAACTTGTAGAGGCGAAGTAAGGGAGGCAAACTAA